A genomic window from Puniceicoccaceae bacterium includes:
- a CDS encoding ATP-binding protein, with amino-acid sequence MYRFSSRTDRRYSKRWYADSLTVVIGVGMACLLAGVLGAEESEQTDFLQARTEIHRITSSDYRGHPSNAMVLEGPNGFVYSLTENGVFEFSSSGSRRILDGGYNIGAFDESGNLWLAGFRSLVRAYRTETTGWQFENLYDVIRDFDSDGHLVHSILFRDGDVYIGSLDQVLRYRSGMPKAEIVFEHTYIARMYWMGDALIPVGADSTVLRYDGNRLEAVPDTEVLYDTNTPVASGQLDNGDLIILTSGGRVWQFDGAELTQASYARYTGDPSYGVSSIVVTESGALLIATRGDGLWILDDEQCRNLRQEHGLVNNLINRVTVASDGTVWAAHNRGISHFKFPERTWFLGETQGLEGNVTDVLLTDTHGYILTSVSVYEVDVNELRHGFSGRMAFRRLPFPSGRTGTIVNGRALIGTSDGLMVETATGWVRKGQGDCSIVIRSQSSNWVYFGGYSGLYAMSWTGTDQWTPEVKVLDRINVVHGLGEDADGILWIRMGLGKVGRLIPPHDGRTTEWLLEELSEEAGVANMWINPLIIEGRCYIPSPLLKVWDEEQRKFVEQQQWHYFGGMGPFAFTQEVWSASHGYQVAYSDLIANVVPKPIGDYDESLEFFGQDLENRATSFRESGNLRMLGFTGGVILERLDIESDYEPKPLEVVVSRVSDPGGDNVWASYFKGDSKLGESARRVLDPEHRDLRFEFTTNPQFLIERNVYRFHLEGYEEPSEAWVSTRSKDYTNLPPGRYRFVIEAMDYHNRQAGPIAFSFEIKAPWYLTRVAYAAYGLLAIVLIYLAVRWRENKLRTRNQWLTRVVEARTEEIRQQAEELRAKNEHLKQALEVSHQLTEESKAASRAKSRFLASMSHEIRTPMNGVIGMCSLLEETKLDREQHGFLQTIKSSGQHLLTILNDILDFSKIEAGKMELLEAPFDMQEIAATVVSLFAPLAREKGIELSLYCDPVIQRKRMGDAARLRQIFLNLLSNAIKFTEKGFVRVRINSIDSSQQQDWLRIEVEDSGVGIPFEKQNQLFEPFSQVDDGSMRKLAGSGLGLSICRNLTEMMGGDIFVFSLPGKGTIFGIEIPLPEQEDDVQEWQVPSLQGIRVGVMSRDEFQSTTLEAYLAHCGAKVTVWESEVQFRSDGDRDTVEVDFCIVDHADAFPSPDMLSHFKQQFPDTPTLHLTHDLEPSNANVQGMRLIKPFGFRTFAEQCTRVLAHEPATAHFPDTTPVRRAQVDEFFSSLQVLLVEDNVVNQKVAQLMLQKMGVEVDVVTDGKQAIDAVAAGSYDLVLMDIQMPVMDGIEATKWIREQLPAHRQPKIIAMSAGISTLNDASITQAGMDGYVEKPVIPEQMWMEIRKAFDS; translated from the coding sequence ATGTATCGTTTTTCCAGTCGAACAGACCGCCGCTACTCGAAGCGGTGGTATGCAGACTCGCTCACAGTTGTGATCGGGGTCGGAATGGCGTGCCTGCTTGCTGGAGTTCTGGGTGCTGAGGAGTCTGAGCAGACTGATTTTCTTCAGGCTCGCACGGAAATTCACCGCATCACATCGTCCGACTATCGCGGCCATCCGTCCAATGCCATGGTTCTGGAAGGTCCCAACGGATTTGTCTACAGCCTGACTGAAAATGGTGTATTCGAGTTCAGCAGCAGTGGCAGCCGCCGCATTCTGGACGGAGGCTACAACATTGGGGCATTTGATGAATCGGGAAACCTGTGGTTGGCCGGATTTCGTTCTTTGGTTCGGGCATACCGTACGGAAACCACGGGTTGGCAGTTTGAGAATCTGTATGACGTGATTCGGGATTTTGATTCGGATGGCCACCTGGTGCATTCGATTCTGTTTCGGGATGGCGACGTTTACATCGGATCATTGGATCAGGTATTGCGGTATCGATCCGGGATGCCAAAAGCGGAAATCGTCTTTGAGCACACCTACATCGCTCGCATGTATTGGATGGGCGATGCACTGATTCCGGTGGGTGCGGACAGCACGGTGCTGCGCTATGACGGGAATCGCCTCGAAGCGGTACCCGATACAGAGGTGCTCTATGATACGAACACCCCGGTTGCCAGCGGCCAGCTGGACAATGGAGACCTGATCATTCTCACTTCGGGTGGACGGGTGTGGCAGTTTGATGGAGCGGAGCTGACGCAAGCATCCTATGCCCGCTATACGGGAGATCCAAGCTACGGAGTCAGTTCCATCGTAGTGACTGAGAGTGGTGCACTGCTGATTGCGACGCGCGGTGATGGGCTGTGGATACTGGATGATGAACAATGCCGCAACCTGCGTCAGGAGCATGGATTGGTGAACAATCTGATCAATCGTGTGACCGTGGCCAGTGACGGCACGGTATGGGCGGCGCACAATCGAGGCATCAGTCATTTTAAATTCCCGGAGCGCACGTGGTTCCTGGGTGAAACTCAGGGGCTGGAGGGCAATGTAACGGATGTACTGCTCACCGATACCCACGGCTACATCCTGACCTCGGTGAGCGTATATGAGGTGGACGTGAACGAACTTCGGCATGGATTCAGTGGACGCATGGCTTTCAGGCGCCTTCCCTTTCCATCGGGTCGGACGGGCACCATTGTGAATGGACGTGCACTGATTGGTACCAGTGATGGACTGATGGTCGAAACCGCCACGGGTTGGGTGCGCAAGGGGCAGGGCGATTGCAGCATCGTCATTCGGTCACAGTCATCGAATTGGGTCTATTTTGGAGGATACTCGGGGCTCTATGCCATGTCATGGACCGGAACGGACCAATGGACACCAGAGGTCAAGGTGCTGGATCGCATCAATGTGGTACACGGACTGGGAGAGGATGCGGATGGGATCCTTTGGATTCGCATGGGTCTTGGAAAAGTGGGCAGACTCATCCCGCCCCACGATGGCCGAACCACGGAATGGCTGCTTGAGGAGTTGAGTGAAGAGGCGGGCGTTGCCAACATGTGGATCAATCCTCTCATCATTGAAGGACGCTGTTACATTCCATCCCCCTTGCTGAAGGTCTGGGATGAGGAACAGCGCAAATTTGTCGAGCAACAGCAGTGGCACTATTTTGGAGGAATGGGACCCTTTGCCTTCACTCAGGAGGTATGGAGTGCCTCTCATGGTTACCAGGTTGCCTACTCGGATCTGATAGCCAACGTCGTTCCCAAGCCGATTGGGGATTATGATGAATCCCTTGAGTTCTTTGGGCAGGATCTCGAAAACCGGGCTACCAGCTTTCGGGAATCGGGAAATCTGCGTATGCTTGGGTTTACGGGTGGGGTGATTTTGGAACGTCTGGATATCGAATCGGACTACGAGCCAAAGCCGCTGGAAGTGGTGGTTTCCAGGGTTTCGGATCCAGGAGGCGACAATGTCTGGGCATCGTATTTCAAGGGCGATTCGAAGCTTGGCGAATCGGCCCGACGGGTGTTGGACCCCGAGCACCGGGATTTGAGGTTTGAGTTTACGACGAACCCGCAATTTCTGATCGAGCGCAATGTTTATCGCTTTCATCTGGAAGGATATGAAGAACCCAGCGAGGCATGGGTGTCGACCCGGTCGAAGGATTACACCAATTTGCCTCCGGGCCGGTACCGTTTTGTGATTGAGGCGATGGACTACCACAACCGACAGGCCGGACCCATTGCGTTTTCCTTTGAAATCAAGGCACCCTGGTATCTGACACGAGTGGCCTACGCGGCCTATGGGCTGTTGGCAATAGTACTGATTTATCTCGCGGTGCGCTGGCGTGAGAACAAACTTCGAACTCGCAACCAGTGGTTGACCCGCGTGGTCGAAGCTCGCACGGAGGAAATCCGACAACAGGCTGAGGAGTTGCGAGCGAAAAACGAACACTTGAAGCAGGCACTGGAAGTGTCCCATCAGCTCACGGAGGAATCGAAGGCTGCTTCGCGTGCAAAGAGTCGCTTTCTTGCTTCGATGAGCCATGAGATTCGCACGCCCATGAATGGAGTGATCGGCATGTGCTCCCTGCTCGAGGAAACCAAGCTCGACCGTGAACAGCATGGCTTTCTCCAGACGATCAAATCGTCGGGACAGCATCTGCTCACAATTCTGAACGATATTCTGGATTTTTCCAAAATCGAAGCGGGCAAGATGGAATTATTGGAAGCTCCCTTTGACATGCAGGAGATCGCAGCGACGGTGGTCTCTCTGTTTGCACCGCTGGCGCGGGAAAAAGGGATTGAACTGTCGCTGTATTGCGACCCGGTTATCCAGCGCAAGCGCATGGGCGATGCCGCCCGGCTGCGGCAGATTTTTCTGAATTTGCTCAGCAATGCGATCAAGTTTACCGAGAAGGGCTTTGTGCGGGTGCGCATCAACAGCATTGATTCAAGCCAGCAGCAGGATTGGCTGCGCATTGAGGTGGAAGATTCTGGAGTCGGAATTCCGTTTGAGAAACAGAACCAGCTGTTCGAACCCTTTTCGCAGGTGGACGACGGCAGCATGCGGAAATTGGCGGGATCGGGCCTTGGACTTTCGATTTGCCGCAACCTGACGGAAATGATGGGTGGGGATATCTTTGTGTTCAGCCTGCCTGGGAAAGGTACGATTTTTGGCATAGAGATTCCCCTGCCCGAGCAGGAGGACGATGTGCAGGAATGGCAGGTTCCGTCGCTGCAAGGCATACGGGTCGGTGTGATGTCCAGGGATGAATTCCAAAGCACCACCCTTGAGGCATACCTGGCACACTGTGGGGCGAAGGTCACGGTCTGGGAATCGGAAGTGCAATTTCGGTCAGATGGAGACAGGGATACTGTGGAGGTCGACTTTTGCATCGTGGACCACGCAGATGCCTTTCCTTCACCGGACATGTTGTCCCATTTCAAACAGCAATTTCCCGATACTCCAACTTTGCATCTCACTCACGATCTTGAGCCATCAAATGCGAATGTGCAGGGGATGCGTCTGATCAAACCCTTCGGGTTCCGAACGTTTGCGGAGCAATGTACACGAGTGTTGGCCCACGAACCTGCTACAGCACACTTCCCGGACACAACCCCGGTGAGGCGTGCTCAGGTGGATGAATTCTTCAGCAGCCTTCAGGTGTTGCTGGTAGAAGACAACGTAGTGAACCAGAAAGTTGCGCAACTGATGCTGCAGAAGATGGGGGTTGAGGTGGATGTGGTCACCGATGGGAAACAGGCCATTGATGCCGTTGCAGCAGGCAGCTATGATTTGGTGCTCATGGATATTCAGATGCCGGTAATGGACGGTATCGAGGCGACCAAGTGGATCCGTGAGCAACTACCCGCGCATCGCCAGCCCAAGATCATCGCAATGAGTGCAGGCATCAGCACGTTGAATGACGCATCCATCACACAAGCAGGCATGGATGGGTATGTGGAAAAACCAGTGATTCCCGAGCAGATGTGGATGGAAATTCGAAAAGCGTTCGATTCCTGA
- a CDS encoding substrate-binding domain-containing protein, translating to MKQERREQVAGTVAVFASFQGPGQRVLSGLVKWAQQYPQLVLHALCPAEFSSIQCFDETPFDAAVVVDTGDPLPESLQQLTIPVVRVFDRPAGCKDTLVGVDHQEIGHLAAQHLHGRGFRHVAFVGGMDAPFAKVRYEAFKRYLDQQGVSFHLFGEGFPSRDRAVQQSVQLSTFRERLKVWLRSLPKPVGICALDDWKAFETQMLCRQLDIAVPEQVALVGVNDDELPCQLSHPNLTSIRLPLESMGFEAGNCIHALLTTGRASDKILRCVGLLTRGSSNTFSVGDAVVAQALRFMQMHCHKPIRIENVLQHVGVSRSLLERRFRSEIARTPLMELRRQRVERARELLADTDLAIQKIAELTGFASNIRFTTVFREQMGITPTEFRVQMRGWEVDDVAIAREPHPA from the coding sequence ATGAAACAGGAGAGACGTGAGCAGGTAGCCGGAACTGTTGCTGTGTTTGCTTCCTTTCAGGGACCTGGACAGCGGGTTTTGAGTGGACTGGTGAAATGGGCACAGCAATATCCGCAGCTCGTATTGCATGCTCTCTGTCCGGCGGAATTTTCATCGATCCAATGCTTCGATGAAACTCCTTTTGATGCAGCGGTGGTGGTCGATACCGGTGATCCTCTTCCAGAATCACTGCAGCAGCTGACAATTCCGGTGGTGAGGGTGTTTGACCGTCCAGCGGGATGCAAGGACACCCTGGTGGGGGTGGACCATCAGGAGATTGGTCATCTGGCTGCGCAGCATCTGCACGGACGGGGTTTCCGGCATGTTGCATTTGTCGGAGGAATGGATGCTCCCTTTGCTAAAGTGCGGTACGAAGCGTTCAAGCGGTATCTGGATCAGCAAGGCGTGAGTTTTCATCTCTTCGGAGAAGGTTTTCCGTCCAGAGACCGTGCGGTGCAGCAGTCCGTGCAGCTCTCAACCTTTCGCGAGCGTTTGAAGGTATGGCTGCGATCCCTGCCAAAACCTGTCGGCATTTGCGCGTTGGATGATTGGAAGGCGTTTGAAACTCAGATGCTGTGTCGCCAACTTGACATTGCCGTTCCGGAACAGGTGGCCCTGGTTGGGGTAAACGATGATGAACTGCCATGCCAACTCAGCCACCCGAACCTGACAAGCATACGGCTTCCCCTTGAATCCATGGGATTTGAGGCAGGTAACTGCATTCATGCGCTGCTGACGACGGGACGCGCCAGTGACAAAATCCTGCGCTGCGTCGGGTTGCTCACGCGCGGGTCTTCCAATACGTTTTCCGTGGGGGATGCAGTGGTGGCTCAGGCCCTGAGATTCATGCAGATGCATTGTCACAAACCCATTCGCATCGAAAATGTGTTGCAGCATGTGGGAGTCAGCCGATCCCTGCTCGAACGCCGCTTTCGCAGCGAGATTGCCCGAACTCCGCTGATGGAATTGCGTCGCCAGCGCGTGGAACGTGCGCGTGAGCTGCTGGCGGATACGGATCTGGCAATTCAGAAAATTGCGGAATTGACCGGGTTTGCGAGCAACATTCGTTTCACAACGGTGTTTCGCGAGCAGATGGGCATCACACCCACGGAGTTTCGCGTGCAGATGCGTGGTTGGGAAGTGGATGACGTCGCAATCGCACGGGAACCGCATCCCGCTTGA
- the pepT gene encoding peptidase T, translating to MQSTLLERFLRYVSIDTQSDPESSSYPSTDKQKNLARLLVQELQDMGIADAELDAYGYVYATVPSTTTLDVPTLCFCSHMDTSPDVSGAHVKPIVHRNYQGQPIKLPDDPTVVIQPEDHPDLLDQIGNDVITASGATLLGADDKAGLSAIMEAVQYWVQHPEIPHGPIRILFTPDEEIGKGVQHVDMDKLGADFGYTVDGERAGGLQDETFSANQMEIVIHGVGAHPGMAKGRLQNAIKIAGALLSALPRERLCPESTEGRQGFVHPTRIEGIAEEIHLQFIIRDFDTAQLEAHQSEVQRILESVLRDYPGARAEVKVVEQYRNMKEVLNQHSKVVEIAESAIRCAGLTPEKIPIRGGTDGSRLSFMGLPCPNLFTGGHAFHSKQEWVSVQDMQKASEVLVHIARIWTEQ from the coding sequence ATGCAGTCAACCCTTCTCGAACGCTTCCTTCGCTACGTCAGCATTGATACCCAATCTGATCCCGAATCCTCATCGTATCCCTCCACTGACAAGCAAAAAAATCTCGCCCGCCTACTGGTGCAGGAATTGCAGGACATGGGAATTGCCGATGCAGAACTTGACGCATACGGATACGTCTACGCCACAGTGCCATCCACCACCACGCTGGATGTTCCGACCCTCTGCTTTTGTTCGCACATGGACACCTCACCCGATGTGAGCGGTGCCCACGTCAAACCCATCGTGCATCGCAACTATCAGGGGCAGCCGATCAAACTGCCCGATGATCCCACTGTTGTCATTCAACCCGAGGACCACCCCGACCTTTTGGACCAGATCGGAAACGACGTAATCACCGCCAGTGGAGCCACCCTGCTCGGTGCCGATGACAAGGCCGGGCTGAGCGCCATCATGGAAGCGGTTCAATACTGGGTGCAGCACCCCGAGATTCCCCATGGTCCCATCCGCATTCTCTTCACTCCCGACGAAGAAATCGGCAAGGGTGTGCAGCATGTCGACATGGACAAACTTGGAGCGGATTTTGGCTACACCGTCGATGGAGAACGCGCGGGAGGATTGCAGGATGAGACCTTTTCCGCAAATCAAATGGAGATTGTCATCCATGGCGTGGGTGCCCACCCGGGCATGGCGAAAGGCAGACTGCAAAACGCCATCAAAATCGCAGGTGCGCTGCTTTCCGCGCTTCCCAGAGAACGACTCTGCCCTGAAAGCACCGAAGGTCGACAGGGATTTGTCCACCCCACAAGGATCGAGGGGATTGCTGAGGAAATTCACCTGCAGTTCATCATTCGCGACTTTGACACTGCTCAACTGGAGGCTCACCAGTCTGAGGTACAGCGCATTCTCGAATCCGTACTGCGCGACTATCCGGGTGCGCGGGCAGAGGTCAAGGTGGTCGAGCAGTATCGGAACATGAAGGAAGTGCTCAACCAGCATTCGAAGGTGGTCGAAATTGCAGAATCCGCCATTCGGTGTGCAGGACTCACACCGGAAAAAATCCCCATCCGTGGTGGCACTGATGGCTCCCGCCTCTCCTTCATGGGACTTCCCTGTCCCAACCTTTTCACCGGAGGCCACGCCTTTCATTCAAAGCAGGAGTGGGTCTCCGTCCAGGATATGCAAAAAGCCAGTGAGGTGCTGGTGCACATCGCCCGGATCTGGACCGAGCAGTGA
- a CDS encoding TonB-dependent receptor, with protein MHGQPFPIHPYLRWVINLLMPVIAIVQSSADIEPIDLQPLWILASDASQELADPRFDIAPTLTMASMRQTWQCIPGMALLDRGGSAVEPMLRGMTSERIATSFFGLRLPPASPTRTHAPAQLMLSSAAPIHVISAQPSLTLGAPASGGRIEADAAADTLNAVPTATTMALHLQPERSGWSAGIHHQRAALLQQPAVHLSLQQQSLGNLRTPEGAIIPSQQNHFAGSLLLGTRPVHGWTHQLAVLHHQQGRNDHVSLPLDTIRAHFTAGAWVHEFQPDSSAAQNLRIRYGASKHDILLDNRFRTMPPLPVSNMAHTRSQHMDVRWRHPAGSHGTLIHGLDFNRETRDSIRQRGELARDSIWPEIVTWQAGVVTEYQFNPAPTSTFRAGIRLDQHHSRAKRMHAPAFSYPITSLYQHFAEHPQVPASRSQQELVPSANLLLQWITDSGQALYVGWTTTAQVPGATERYRALLQALGGGFEIGNPELKPERKWEVVAGWSVTHPKLHLRFEMFANEITDYHWRKAVGTTTGLESLPQGHTVYSYRNVPVRHIGAELSGVLQSPDGQWKLPFQLHGVHAQLQSTGTGYQRGDRLPELPPLNARIALQHQQAWGDAYQLQWECSWHWYESQCNPLPHLLPIYRDSSSHQQVDLSLQITAISAWSLSFSLHNLFNSTQFPYLQLPASDPPGSGSLFQEGERIPLPGRNLQFMLEYRF; from the coding sequence ATGCACGGCCAACCGTTTCCCATTCATCCCTACTTGCGCTGGGTCATCAATCTGCTCATGCCCGTCATCGCAATCGTGCAAAGCTCAGCCGATATCGAACCCATCGATCTGCAACCCCTGTGGATCCTCGCCTCCGACGCATCACAGGAGCTTGCTGATCCCCGCTTCGATATTGCACCCACGCTCACGATGGCTTCGATGCGTCAGACATGGCAATGCATTCCCGGCATGGCACTGCTGGATCGCGGAGGAAGCGCTGTCGAACCCATGCTGCGAGGCATGACATCCGAACGCATCGCAACTTCTTTTTTCGGGCTTCGACTACCGCCAGCCTCTCCAACGCGCACCCATGCACCCGCTCAGCTCATGCTCAGTTCTGCAGCACCGATCCACGTCATCTCCGCACAACCTTCACTCACGCTCGGAGCACCTGCAAGTGGAGGTCGAATCGAAGCAGATGCAGCAGCTGATACCCTCAATGCAGTGCCAACGGCAACCACCATGGCACTTCATCTGCAACCGGAGCGCAGCGGATGGAGTGCCGGAATCCACCATCAGCGCGCCGCTTTGCTGCAGCAGCCCGCTGTTCATCTCTCCTTGCAGCAACAGAGCCTGGGCAACCTGCGCACTCCGGAGGGCGCGATCATTCCTTCACAGCAGAATCATTTCGCAGGCTCCCTCCTACTGGGCACCCGCCCTGTTCATGGCTGGACTCACCAACTTGCGGTGCTGCACCATCAGCAGGGGCGAAATGATCATGTTTCCCTGCCTCTCGACACCATTCGCGCGCACTTCACTGCAGGTGCATGGGTCCACGAATTTCAACCCGACTCCAGTGCAGCGCAAAATCTGCGCATACGCTACGGAGCGTCAAAGCACGATATCCTGCTCGACAATCGCTTCCGAACCATGCCACCCCTTCCCGTCAGCAACATGGCGCACACGCGCAGTCAGCACATGGATGTCCGGTGGCGCCATCCGGCAGGCTCCCATGGAACCCTGATCCATGGTCTGGATTTCAACCGCGAAACCCGGGATTCCATTCGACAGCGCGGTGAGCTTGCCCGCGATTCCATCTGGCCCGAAATTGTGACCTGGCAAGCTGGTGTTGTGACGGAATACCAGTTCAATCCTGCACCCACTTCAACCTTTCGTGCCGGAATTCGCCTGGATCAACACCATTCACGAGCCAAGCGCATGCACGCCCCGGCATTTTCATACCCCATCACATCGCTCTACCAACATTTTGCCGAACACCCGCAAGTTCCTGCAAGCAGAAGTCAGCAAGAGCTTGTTCCCAGTGCAAATCTTTTGCTGCAGTGGATCACTGACTCCGGGCAGGCACTCTATGTCGGATGGACCACAACTGCTCAGGTTCCCGGCGCCACCGAGCGTTACCGGGCCTTGCTGCAGGCACTGGGTGGCGGATTTGAAATTGGAAATCCTGAACTCAAACCCGAACGGAAATGGGAGGTGGTCGCTGGCTGGAGTGTCACCCACCCTAAGCTTCATTTGCGTTTCGAAATGTTCGCAAACGAAATCACCGACTACCACTGGCGCAAGGCGGTGGGCACCACAACGGGTCTGGAGTCCCTACCCCAGGGTCACACGGTTTACAGCTATCGCAATGTGCCGGTACGACACATCGGTGCAGAACTCTCTGGAGTGCTGCAAAGCCCCGACGGACAGTGGAAGCTCCCTTTTCAATTGCATGGGGTGCATGCACAACTCCAATCCACGGGAACTGGCTATCAACGCGGAGACCGGTTGCCGGAACTGCCTCCCCTAAATGCGCGCATCGCACTGCAACATCAACAAGCATGGGGCGATGCTTATCAACTGCAGTGGGAGTGCAGCTGGCATTGGTACGAGTCCCAATGCAATCCCCTCCCACACCTGCTGCCCATCTACCGCGACAGCAGCTCCCACCAGCAAGTTGACTTGAGCCTGCAAATCACTGCCATCAGCGCATGGTCTCTGAGCTTCAGTCTGCACAACCTTTTCAATTCCACGCAGTTTCCATACCTGCAACTACCCGCAAGTGACCCCCCAGGGAGCGGAAGCCTGTTTCAGGAGGGGGAACGCATCCCACTGCCCGGACGAAACCTTCAGTTCATGCTCGAATACCGCTTTTGA
- a CDS encoding EamA family transporter, whose amino-acid sequence MFPSLLTALCFALAGISARQSTLHSGPLRANVGRLVLGLLILSGIALLRWQGMSISAVLRFAAAGAIGFGIGGYCMMLTLRRLGTPTALLLVESCTAVLAGLLAWFALGDVLAVSQILACLTILAGVLIAGSGWIAASQPAQLHHRIAGYGFGILASASQAVSLVLSRQVFLQSATLGEPIDKLDAAWIRLIGGALLACLILLTLRRRNWHQPHPPRNPEASAFRWFRSQTPLLQQPLTWMLINALMGPVMGVTCWLWAVSLLNPGIVQSIAATAPLISLPIARCLEREPIGIAFFIGAPVAIFGTALLALA is encoded by the coding sequence ATGTTCCCTTCGCTGCTGACGGCCCTGTGTTTTGCACTGGCAGGCATCAGTGCCCGCCAATCCACTCTTCACTCTGGTCCCTTGCGCGCAAATGTTGGACGTCTTGTCCTGGGTTTGCTGATACTCAGCGGAATCGCCCTGCTGCGCTGGCAGGGCATGAGCATTTCTGCAGTCCTTCGCTTCGCCGCTGCAGGTGCCATCGGATTTGGCATTGGAGGATATTGCATGATGCTGACCCTGCGTCGCCTCGGAACCCCAACGGCGCTGCTGCTCGTCGAAAGCTGCACGGCCGTGCTGGCCGGACTTTTGGCCTGGTTTGCATTGGGGGATGTGCTGGCAGTTTCCCAAATCCTGGCCTGTCTCACCATCCTCGCCGGAGTCCTAATCGCTGGTTCCGGATGGATCGCAGCAAGTCAGCCAGCCCAGCTGCACCATCGAATCGCAGGCTATGGATTTGGTATTCTGGCCTCCGCCTCTCAGGCAGTCAGCCTGGTGCTCAGCCGCCAGGTCTTCCTGCAGAGTGCAACATTGGGAGAACCCATCGATAAACTGGATGCTGCCTGGATTCGACTGATCGGGGGAGCGTTGCTCGCCTGCCTGATTCTGCTCACCTTGAGGCGAAGAAACTGGCACCAACCCCATCCACCCCGGAATCCGGAAGCCTCAGCATTCCGATGGTTCCGATCCCAAACCCCTCTGCTTCAACAGCCCCTTACCTGGATGCTCATCAATGCACTCATGGGTCCGGTCATGGGAGTCACATGCTGGCTCTGGGCCGTCAGTCTGCTCAACCCGGGCATCGTCCAGTCGATTGCCGCCACTGCCCCGCTCATCAGTCTGCCAATCGCGCGATGCTTGGAGCGTGAACCGATTGGAATCGCATTTTTTATAGGAGCGCCCGTCGCGATCTTCGGCACCGCTCTGCTCGCACTGGCCTGA